One segment of Agromyces albus DNA contains the following:
- a CDS encoding SDR family NAD(P)-dependent oxidoreductase, translating into MKTVLITGANKGLGFETARRLLEAGHTVYIGARHAERGRIAADALGARLVLLDVTDDSSVDAAAATIAAKGGLDVLINNAGLEERTAENGVPGAGDETAASMERIFETNVFGVVRMLHAFLPLLQRSREPVIVNVSSGLGSLSDLSEPDQPTYFYPGVAYPASKTTLNAITIQYAKAFPDMRINAVDPGYTNTDLNGRTGTQSVEEGASIIVRMAQIGSDGPTGAFLSAQGAVRW; encoded by the coding sequence CGAGACCGCCCGCCGATTGCTCGAAGCCGGCCACACCGTCTACATCGGCGCGCGTCATGCTGAACGCGGTCGCATCGCAGCCGACGCGCTCGGCGCGCGTCTTGTTCTGCTGGATGTGACCGATGACTCGTCAGTCGACGCCGCGGCCGCCACCATCGCGGCGAAGGGTGGGCTCGACGTACTCATCAACAACGCAGGCCTCGAGGAACGCACCGCCGAGAACGGCGTACCCGGTGCGGGCGACGAGACCGCGGCAAGCATGGAGCGAATCTTCGAGACGAATGTGTTCGGGGTCGTCCGGATGCTGCACGCGTTTCTGCCGCTGCTGCAGCGCTCTCGCGAGCCAGTGATCGTGAACGTCAGCAGCGGCCTCGGCTCGCTGAGCGACCTCAGCGAACCCGACCAGCCCACCTACTTCTATCCGGGGGTCGCCTACCCGGCCTCAAAGACCACACTGAATGCGATCACAATTCAGTATGCGAAGGCGTTCCCAGATATGCGAATCAATGCCGTCGATCCGGGCTACACGAACACGGACCTCAATGGCCGCACGGGTACGCAGAGTGTCGAGGAGGGCGCCTCGATTATCGTGCGCATGGCACAAATCGGCTCTGACGGACCTACAGGCGCATTCCTCTCCGCGCAGGGCGCCGTGCGGTGGTAA